A single Micromonospora luteifusca DNA region contains:
- the deoC gene encoding deoxyribose-phosphate aldolase, whose protein sequence is MTATTTSARSELSELGRSETALRTFLHGLPGVDQVGAEQRAAQLGTRSIKTTAKAQAIDLAIRMVDLTTLEGADTPGKVRALAAKALRPDPADPSCPHVGAVCVYPAMVPYVAEVLRGSHVHLASVATAFPSGQAPLEIKLADTRAAVAAGADEIDMVINRGAFLAGRYKEVYDEIVATKEASGDAHLKVILETGELATYDNVRRASWLAMLAGGDFIKTSTGKVPITATLPVTLVMLEAVRDFREATGRQVGVKPAGGIKTTKDAIKYLVMVNETVGTDWLDPDWFRFGASSLLNDLLMQRTKLTTGTYSGPDYFTLD, encoded by the coding sequence ATGACGGCGACAACGACGTCGGCCCGGTCGGAGCTCTCCGAGCTGGGACGATCCGAGACCGCTCTGCGGACCTTCCTGCACGGACTACCCGGCGTGGACCAGGTCGGCGCGGAGCAGCGGGCGGCACAGCTCGGCACCCGATCCATCAAGACCACCGCCAAGGCCCAGGCGATCGACCTGGCGATCCGGATGGTCGACCTGACCACCCTGGAAGGCGCGGACACCCCCGGCAAGGTACGCGCGCTCGCCGCGAAGGCGTTGCGCCCCGACCCGGCCGACCCGTCCTGTCCCCACGTCGGCGCGGTCTGCGTCTACCCGGCGATGGTCCCGTACGTCGCCGAGGTGCTGCGCGGTTCACACGTGCACCTCGCCAGCGTGGCGACCGCCTTCCCCTCCGGCCAGGCACCGTTGGAGATCAAGCTCGCCGACACCCGGGCCGCCGTCGCGGCCGGCGCCGACGAGATCGACATGGTGATCAACCGGGGTGCGTTCCTGGCCGGGCGGTACAAGGAGGTCTACGACGAGATCGTGGCCACCAAGGAAGCCTCCGGTGACGCTCACCTCAAGGTGATCCTCGAGACCGGCGAGCTGGCCACCTACGACAACGTACGGCGGGCCTCCTGGCTGGCCATGCTGGCCGGCGGCGACTTCATCAAGACGTCCACCGGCAAGGTCCCGATCACGGCGACACTGCCGGTGACGCTGGTGATGCTGGAAGCGGTCCGCGACTTCCGCGAAGCGACCGGCCGGCAGGTGGGCGTGAAGCCCGCCGGTGGCATCAAGACCACCAAGGACGCGATCAAGTACCTGGTGATGGTCAACGAGACCGTCGGCACGGACTGGCTCGACCCGGACTGGTTCCGCTTCGGCGCCTCCAGCCTGCTCAACGACCTGCTGATGCAGCGCACCAAGCTGACGACCGGCACCTACTCCGGTCCCGACTACTTCACCCTGGACTGA
- the upp gene encoding uracil phosphoribosyltransferase, producing the protein MDVHVIDHPLAQSRLTAMRDARTDSSTFRAALHELTTMLVYEAARTFPVERYPVQTPVTGTEGTRLANPPLLVPVLRAGLGMADAALGLLPESSMGFVGLARDEETYEPRAYMESLPRDLAGKPVLVLDPMLATGGSLEHSCRLLADRGCTDITVLCVLAAPVGIERLERSGLPLRLVTASIDEGLNDRMFIVPGLGDAGDRQFGGMPRF; encoded by the coding sequence GTGGACGTACACGTCATTGACCACCCGCTGGCCCAGTCCAGGTTGACTGCCATGCGGGACGCGCGCACCGATTCCTCGACGTTCCGGGCGGCGCTGCACGAACTGACCACCATGCTGGTGTACGAGGCGGCGCGCACCTTCCCCGTCGAGCGGTACCCGGTGCAGACGCCGGTCACCGGCACCGAGGGCACCCGGCTAGCCAACCCGCCGCTGCTGGTGCCGGTGCTGCGGGCCGGCCTGGGCATGGCGGATGCCGCGCTCGGCCTGCTGCCCGAGTCCTCGATGGGCTTCGTGGGTCTGGCCCGCGACGAGGAGACCTACGAGCCGCGCGCGTACATGGAGTCGTTGCCCCGGGACCTGGCCGGGAAGCCGGTGCTGGTGCTGGACCCGATGCTGGCCACCGGTGGCTCGCTGGAGCACTCCTGTCGGCTGCTGGCCGACCGCGGCTGCACGGACATCACCGTGCTCTGCGTGCTCGCCGCGCCGGTCGGCATCGAGCGGCTGGAACGCTCCGGTCTGCCGTTGCGCCTGGTCACGGCCTCGATCGACGAGGGGCTCAACGACCGCATGTTCATCGTCCCCGGGCTCGGCGACGCCGGTGACCGCCAGTTCGGTGGCATGCCCCGGTTCTGA
- a CDS encoding GOLPH3/VPS74 family protein, protein MTGVALAEELLLLAYDDTTGKATMPRISLDLGMAAAVLVELALAGRIAYADGSLTVVDPTPTGEPVADEVLGRLAADTPHTPASWVQRLRHGLRDRILGDLCGQGVIRDVDETELGFIHVHRYPVLNTAIEAETRQRLAEALTGAAAPDERTAALATLVVVLRMESALGVSGETAADARRRLEEIATGAGFSGEVSTDDSVVRPSVGLVVAALGRAVDQALGPRR, encoded by the coding sequence ATGACTGGTGTTGCGCTCGCCGAGGAGTTGTTGCTCCTCGCCTACGACGACACGACCGGCAAGGCGACCATGCCACGGATCAGCCTGGACCTCGGCATGGCCGCCGCGGTGCTGGTCGAGTTGGCCCTGGCCGGCCGGATCGCGTACGCCGACGGGTCGTTGACGGTGGTCGACCCGACACCCACCGGGGAGCCGGTCGCCGACGAGGTGCTGGGCCGCTTGGCGGCCGACACCCCGCACACTCCGGCCTCCTGGGTGCAGCGACTGCGGCACGGCCTGCGGGACCGGATTCTCGGTGACCTCTGCGGCCAGGGTGTGATCCGCGACGTCGACGAGACCGAGCTGGGCTTCATCCACGTGCACCGCTACCCCGTCCTGAACACCGCCATCGAGGCGGAGACCCGGCAGCGGCTGGCTGAGGCACTGACCGGCGCCGCGGCCCCGGACGAGCGGACCGCCGCGCTGGCCACCCTGGTCGTGGTGCTGCGGATGGAGTCCGCACTCGGGGTGAGCGGCGAGACCGCCGCCGACGCTCGTCGCCGGCTGGAGGAGATCGCCACCGGCGCTGGCTTCTCCGGCGAGGTGAGCACCGACGACTCGGTGGTCCGTCCCTCGGTGGGCCTGGTCGTCGCCGCCCTGGGCAGGGCCGTCGACCAGGCCCTCGGCCCCCGCCGCTGA
- a CDS encoding phospho-sugar mutase: MAADTTDIDDIRAQAQRWLADDPDPASRDELTAVLDGLPASAPELADRFAGPLTFGTAGLRGPLRAGPNGMNLAVVTQAAAGLVGWLAAQGGTGPLVIGYDARHGSRQFAERTAQVATGAGRPALLLPRPLPTPVLAYAVRHLGGVAGVMVTASHNPPQDNGYKVYLGAELGGALGAGAQIVPPADAGIEAAIRSVGPLTQVPLGQPGQVLGDDLVAAYVEQATAVIDPDGPRDLTVAYTPLHGVGAAVLTAAFARAGFPVPGVVPDQAEPDPAFPTVSFPNPEEPGAVDRLIALADSTGADLAIANDPDADRCAVVVRDSAGDGRPTWRMLRGDEVGVLLADHLMRRGVTGLYATTIVSSSLLRAMCAARGLPYDETLTGFKWIVRAGGGSAPLVFGYEEALGYCVAPEHVRDKDGITAALTVAELAAGLKTQGRTLTDRLDELAAEFGVHHTDQLSARVDDLRVITDAMARIRAATPTTLLGQSVDSVRDLLPESDVVILRTAVARVVIRPSGTEPKLKAYLEVVEPVPDGDVAAARTRAQTAIAQLRTEIAAALGL, translated from the coding sequence ATGGCGGCGGACACCACTGACATCGACGACATTCGCGCACAAGCCCAGCGTTGGCTGGCCGACGACCCCGACCCGGCCAGCCGGGACGAGCTGACGGCGGTGCTCGACGGGCTGCCGGCGAGCGCACCGGAGCTGGCCGACCGGTTCGCCGGCCCGCTGACCTTCGGCACCGCGGGCCTGCGCGGCCCGCTGCGCGCCGGCCCGAACGGGATGAACCTCGCCGTGGTCACCCAGGCCGCTGCCGGCCTGGTCGGCTGGCTCGCGGCCCAGGGCGGCACCGGTCCGCTGGTGATCGGGTACGACGCTCGGCACGGCTCCCGGCAGTTCGCCGAGCGCACCGCCCAGGTGGCCACCGGGGCTGGTCGACCCGCGCTGCTGCTGCCCCGCCCGCTGCCCACCCCGGTGCTGGCGTACGCGGTGCGTCACCTCGGCGGGGTCGCCGGAGTGATGGTCACGGCCAGCCACAATCCGCCGCAGGACAACGGCTACAAGGTCTACCTCGGCGCGGAGCTGGGCGGTGCGCTGGGCGCCGGCGCGCAGATCGTGCCGCCCGCCGACGCCGGCATCGAGGCGGCGATCCGATCGGTCGGGCCGCTGACCCAGGTGCCGCTGGGCCAACCCGGGCAGGTGCTCGGCGACGACCTGGTCGCCGCCTACGTCGAACAGGCCACCGCGGTGATCGACCCGGACGGGCCACGGGACCTGACGGTGGCGTACACGCCGCTGCACGGGGTGGGCGCCGCGGTGCTCACCGCCGCCTTCGCCCGCGCCGGTTTCCCGGTCCCCGGAGTGGTGCCCGACCAGGCCGAACCGGACCCGGCGTTCCCGACCGTGTCGTTTCCCAACCCGGAGGAGCCCGGGGCGGTGGACCGGCTGATCGCGCTGGCCGACTCCACCGGCGCGGACCTCGCCATCGCCAACGACCCGGACGCCGACCGGTGCGCGGTGGTCGTCCGCGACAGCGCGGGCGACGGCCGGCCGACCTGGCGGATGCTGCGCGGCGACGAGGTGGGCGTGCTGCTCGCCGACCATTTGATGCGCCGCGGGGTGACCGGGCTCTACGCCACCACCATCGTGTCGTCGTCACTGCTGCGGGCGATGTGCGCGGCCCGCGGCCTGCCCTACGACGAGACGCTGACCGGCTTCAAGTGGATCGTGCGGGCCGGCGGTGGAAGCGCGCCGCTGGTGTTCGGCTACGAGGAGGCGCTCGGCTACTGCGTCGCCCCGGAGCACGTCCGGGACAAGGACGGCATCACCGCCGCACTGACCGTGGCCGAGCTGGCCGCCGGCCTCAAGACGCAGGGCCGCACGTTGACCGACCGGCTGGACGAGTTGGCCGCCGAGTTCGGCGTGCACCACACCGACCAGCTCTCCGCCCGGGTGGACGACCTGCGGGTGATCACCGACGCGATGGCCAGGATCCGGGCGGCCACGCCGACCACCCTGCTCGGGCAGTCGGTCGACAGCGTCCGGGACCTGCTACCCGAGTCGGACGTGGTGATCCTGCGGACCGCGGTGGCCCGGGTGGTGATCCGCCCATCCGGGACCGAGCCGAAGCTCAAGGCGTACCTCGAGGTGGTGGAGCCGGTGCCCGACGGCGATGTCGCCGCGGCCCGCACCCGCGCGCAGACGGCGATCGCGCAGCTCCGCACCGAGATCGCCGCCGCCCTCGGCCTGTGA
- a CDS encoding serine/threonine-protein kinase — protein MTQIPTWSGGPVSPANGRAAPGTTIGGRYSLRSSVGNGGMGTVWRATDTLLRRDVAVKEVVLPPGLAPSDRDAMYERTLREARAAAALQHPAVVQVYDVVTEAGRPWIVMELLDARSLADMVIEDGPVAPRAVAKIGIALLGALEVAHAIGVLHRDVKPANVLICTDGRCVLTDFGVARMPTDVQLTTPGMVLGSPHFISPERAMGQEFGPPSDLFSLGVTLYTAVEGRPPFDKGDPIETMHAVVEDPPAPPQRSGPLTRVLMGLLEKDPARRLDVHTSRAMLRELLAGPLGSTATAVHSVTDPYAVVPVQQRPVPVLPPPPPKPESKPDNQIGGPAMLAPGESLTDRLAALQRGERPQPVGTAGATGLDETSADALAGPLHTPTGAMPGPGQAAIGRTYGGSADATQRVDAGAHPDATQRVSYGSPADATQQVGYGSAPEATQRIGGTYGGGNQWSVPGTGQPWAASPAPSGGGALGKVRSTGVQLVGTVKGWPRKVQLAAAGGLAVVLLLGVLALSGGDDPPPPSPQAQPGPSAATGAGVEMQEHAARGIQVMVPKGWKKATGGSYTDYIDPEDSGRKVRIITEKWSSSSTRWAETAENGLKTRSTSCVKPYAQVSATETELATKPAAEFEYTCGEGDVMRHGVWRGVAEGGKAYSFYLTSTDAKFAESKPIFDEMVRTFQLTGEG, from the coding sequence GTGACTCAGATCCCGACCTGGAGCGGCGGACCAGTTAGTCCCGCCAACGGACGAGCAGCGCCCGGCACCACCATTGGTGGCCGGTACTCGCTGCGGTCCTCGGTGGGCAACGGCGGTATGGGCACGGTGTGGCGCGCCACCGACACCCTGCTCCGCCGTGATGTGGCGGTGAAGGAGGTCGTCCTGCCCCCGGGGCTGGCCCCCAGTGACCGCGACGCGATGTACGAACGCACCCTGCGCGAGGCCCGCGCCGCCGCCGCCCTCCAGCACCCAGCGGTGGTGCAGGTGTACGACGTGGTCACCGAGGCTGGCCGGCCGTGGATCGTGATGGAGCTGCTGGACGCCCGCAGCCTCGCCGACATGGTGATCGAGGACGGGCCGGTCGCGCCCCGTGCCGTCGCCAAGATCGGCATCGCGCTGCTCGGCGCGTTGGAGGTCGCGCACGCGATCGGCGTGCTGCACCGCGACGTGAAGCCGGCAAACGTGCTGATCTGCACCGACGGGCGCTGCGTGCTGACCGACTTCGGGGTCGCCCGGATGCCCACCGACGTGCAGCTCACCACCCCCGGCATGGTGCTCGGCTCGCCGCACTTCATCTCGCCCGAGCGGGCCATGGGCCAGGAGTTCGGCCCGCCGAGCGACCTCTTCTCGCTGGGTGTGACGCTTTACACGGCGGTGGAGGGGCGACCCCCGTTCGACAAGGGCGACCCGATCGAGACCATGCACGCCGTGGTCGAGGACCCGCCCGCCCCGCCGCAGCGCAGCGGCCCGCTGACCCGCGTGCTGATGGGTCTGCTGGAGAAGGACCCGGCGCGTCGGCTGGACGTGCACACCTCCCGGGCCATGCTGCGCGAGCTGCTCGCCGGCCCGCTGGGCAGCACCGCGACCGCTGTGCACTCGGTCACCGACCCGTACGCCGTGGTGCCGGTGCAGCAGCGCCCGGTGCCCGTCCTCCCGCCGCCGCCGCCCAAGCCGGAGTCGAAGCCGGACAACCAGATCGGCGGCCCGGCGATGCTGGCCCCGGGTGAGTCCCTCACCGACCGACTGGCCGCGTTGCAGAGGGGCGAACGCCCGCAGCCGGTCGGCACGGCCGGTGCCACCGGGCTCGACGAGACCAGCGCCGACGCGTTGGCCGGTCCGCTGCACACACCCACCGGTGCGATGCCCGGACCCGGCCAGGCGGCCATCGGGCGCACCTACGGCGGCAGCGCCGATGCCACCCAGCGGGTGGACGCCGGCGCGCACCCGGACGCCACCCAGCGGGTCAGCTACGGCAGCCCGGCCGACGCCACCCAGCAGGTCGGTTACGGCAGCGCACCGGAGGCCACCCAGCGCATCGGCGGCACCTACGGTGGCGGCAACCAGTGGTCGGTGCCGGGCACCGGCCAGCCCTGGGCCGCCTCGCCCGCCCCGTCGGGAGGCGGCGCTCTGGGCAAGGTCCGCAGCACCGGGGTCCAGCTCGTCGGCACGGTCAAGGGCTGGCCGCGCAAGGTGCAGCTCGCCGCAGCCGGGGGGTTGGCCGTCGTGCTGCTGCTCGGTGTGCTGGCGCTCTCCGGCGGGGACGACCCGCCGCCGCCCAGCCCGCAGGCACAGCCCGGTCCGTCCGCCGCGACGGGCGCGGGCGTCGAGATGCAGGAACACGCCGCCCGCGGCATTCAGGTCATGGTGCCGAAGGGTTGGAAGAAGGCCACCGGCGGCTCCTACACCGACTACATCGACCCGGAGGACAGCGGCCGCAAGGTCCGCATCATCACCGAGAAGTGGTCCAGCAGCTCCACCCGGTGGGCGGAGACGGCGGAGAACGGTCTCAAGACCAGGAGTACCTCCTGCGTCAAGCCGTACGCGCAGGTCAGCGCCACCGAAACCGAGCTGGCCACCAAGCCCGCCGCCGAATTCGAGTACACCTGCGGCGAGGGCGACGTCATGCGCCACGGCGTCTGGCGGGGTGTGGCGGAGGGCGGCAAGGCGTACTCGTTCTACCTCACCTCGACGGACGCGAAGTTCGCGGAGAGCAAGCCGATCTTCGACGAGATGGTGCGGACGTTCCAGCTCACCGGGGAAGGCTGA
- a CDS encoding acyl-CoA mutase large subunit family protein — protein sequence MNERRSSESGFPINGVYTEADLPEDLDTRLGSPGEFPYTRGVYPTMYTSRPWTMRQYAGFGTATESNARYHQLLRAGTMGLSVAFDLPTQMGYDSDEPIAHGEVGKVGVAIDSIEDMRQLFADIPLDKVSTSMTINAPGSVLLLLYQLVAEENGVPGSALNGTIQNDILKEYIARGTYIFPPKPSLRLVADTFAYCRKEVPKWNTISISGYHMAEAGATPAQEIAFTLANGVEYVRAALAAGLAVDDFAPRLSFFFVARTTLLEEVAKFRAARRIWARLMRDDFGAKDPKSMMLRFHTQTAGVQLTAQQPEVNLVRVAVQGLGAVLGGTQSLHTNSFDEAIALPTEKAARLALRTQQVLAYETDLTATVDPFAGSYVVEAMTAEMEAAAVELMERVADHGSAVDAIEAGFQKREIEQSAYRIAQEIDSGERVVVGLNRFTVDEEEPYEPLRVDPTIEAAQADRLARLRSERDADAVTRALADLRAAAEGSDNVLYPMKEALRARATVGEVCGTLREVWGLYRPTDRF from the coding sequence ATGAACGAACGGCGGTCAAGCGAGTCCGGTTTCCCGATCAACGGCGTCTACACGGAGGCCGACCTTCCGGAGGACCTGGACACCCGGCTGGGCAGCCCCGGCGAGTTCCCGTACACCCGGGGGGTCTACCCCACGATGTACACCTCGCGCCCGTGGACCATGCGCCAGTACGCCGGCTTCGGCACCGCCACCGAGTCCAACGCTCGGTACCACCAGCTGCTGCGAGCTGGCACGATGGGCCTCTCGGTCGCCTTCGACCTGCCGACCCAGATGGGCTACGACTCCGACGAGCCGATCGCGCACGGCGAGGTCGGCAAGGTGGGCGTCGCCATCGACTCCATTGAGGACATGCGGCAGCTCTTCGCCGACATCCCACTGGACAAGGTCTCCACCTCGATGACCATCAACGCACCCGGCTCGGTGCTGCTGCTGCTCTACCAGCTCGTCGCCGAGGAGAACGGGGTGCCCGGCTCGGCGCTCAACGGCACGATCCAGAACGACATCCTCAAGGAGTACATCGCCCGCGGGACGTACATCTTCCCGCCGAAGCCGTCGCTGCGCCTGGTGGCGGACACGTTCGCGTACTGCCGCAAGGAGGTGCCGAAGTGGAACACCATCTCCATCTCCGGCTACCACATGGCCGAGGCCGGCGCGACGCCCGCGCAGGAGATCGCGTTCACCCTGGCCAACGGCGTGGAGTACGTGCGGGCGGCGCTGGCCGCCGGGCTCGCGGTGGACGACTTCGCGCCCCGGCTGTCGTTCTTCTTCGTGGCCCGCACCACACTGCTCGAGGAGGTGGCGAAGTTCCGCGCCGCCCGACGGATCTGGGCCCGGCTGATGCGCGACGACTTCGGCGCCAAGGATCCGAAGTCGATGATGCTGCGGTTCCACACCCAGACCGCCGGCGTGCAGCTCACCGCGCAGCAGCCCGAGGTCAACCTGGTCCGGGTGGCGGTGCAGGGGCTGGGCGCGGTGCTCGGTGGCACCCAGTCGCTGCACACCAACAGCTTCGACGAGGCGATCGCGCTGCCCACCGAGAAGGCCGCCCGGCTCGCGCTGCGTACCCAGCAGGTGCTGGCGTACGAGACGGACCTGACCGCCACCGTCGACCCGTTCGCCGGCTCGTACGTGGTGGAGGCGATGACCGCCGAGATGGAGGCCGCCGCCGTCGAGCTGATGGAACGGGTGGCCGACCACGGCTCAGCGGTGGACGCGATCGAGGCCGGGTTCCAGAAGCGGGAGATCGAGCAGTCCGCGTACCGGATCGCCCAGGAGATCGACTCGGGTGAGCGGGTGGTGGTCGGGCTCAACCGGTTCACCGTGGACGAGGAGGAGCCGTACGAGCCGCTGCGGGTCGACCCGACGATCGAGGCCGCCCAGGCCGACCGGCTGGCGCGGCTGCGCTCCGAGCGCGACGCCGACGCGGTGACACGGGCACTCGCCGACCTGCGGGCCGCAGCCGAGGGCTCGGACAACGTGTTGTACCCGATGAAGGAAGCACTGCGGGCCCGGGCCACCGTGGGTGAGGTCTGCGGGACGCTGCGCGAGGTCTGGGGACTGTACCGGCCCACCGATCGCTTCTGA
- a CDS encoding amidohydrolase, whose protein sequence is MTSALTLPTGGQLASSWPETPPGSQPLPRELDHLLALRVPGLIATRRHLHSHPELSGNEFETAALIARELSLAGLQPRLLPKGNGVICDVNGRPDGPVVALRADIDALPLDDPKDVPYRSTVEGACHACGHDVHTSIVLGVGMLLAQLADLGELDGRVRLIFQPAEEILPCGSLEVIEAGGLEDVVQIFALHCDPNLPVGQVGLRVGPITAAADNVTVRLSGPGGHTARPHLTVDLVDALGRLVTEVPALVSRRVPANSGLLLVFGHASAGTRYNVIPSEASASGTLRVMDRDTWEQAPKIVAQVVRDVIAPTGATVDLEYLRGRPPVCNDARAIQVLTSATAAALGPEGIAETPQSMGGEDFSWYLEYVPGALARLGVGRSGPNVDLHRASFDVDERAIPVGVRVMVQTALRALAAVR, encoded by the coding sequence GTGACGAGTGCGTTGACGCTGCCCACAGGTGGCCAGCTGGCGTCGTCCTGGCCGGAGACGCCCCCCGGGTCCCAGCCGCTTCCCCGCGAGTTGGACCACCTCCTTGCGCTCCGGGTACCGGGGCTGATCGCTACGCGCCGTCACCTCCACTCGCACCCTGAGCTCTCCGGCAACGAGTTCGAGACGGCCGCACTGATCGCCCGGGAGCTGTCGCTGGCCGGTTTGCAACCGCGCCTGCTCCCCAAGGGCAACGGCGTGATCTGCGACGTCAACGGCAGGCCGGACGGCCCGGTCGTCGCGCTGCGCGCCGATATCGACGCGCTGCCGCTCGACGACCCCAAGGACGTGCCCTACCGGTCGACCGTGGAGGGCGCCTGCCACGCCTGCGGGCACGACGTGCACACCTCGATCGTGCTCGGCGTCGGCATGCTGCTCGCCCAGCTCGCCGACCTGGGTGAGTTGGACGGGCGGGTCCGGCTCATCTTCCAACCGGCCGAGGAGATCCTGCCCTGCGGCTCGCTCGAGGTCATCGAGGCCGGCGGCCTGGAAGACGTGGTGCAGATCTTCGCGCTGCACTGCGACCCGAACCTGCCGGTGGGCCAGGTCGGCCTGCGGGTCGGCCCGATCACCGCGGCCGCCGACAACGTCACCGTCCGGCTCTCCGGACCGGGCGGCCACACCGCCCGGCCGCACCTGACCGTCGACCTGGTCGACGCGCTCGGCCGGCTGGTCACCGAGGTGCCTGCGCTGGTCAGCCGCCGGGTGCCGGCCAACAGTGGCCTGCTGCTGGTCTTCGGCCACGCCTCGGCCGGCACCCGCTACAACGTCATCCCGTCGGAGGCGAGCGCCTCCGGCACCCTGCGGGTGATGGATCGCGACACGTGGGAGCAGGCCCCCAAGATCGTCGCTCAGGTGGTCCGGGACGTGATCGCGCCGACCGGCGCCACCGTCGACCTGGAATACCTGCGCGGCCGGCCACCGGTGTGCAACGACGCCCGGGCCATCCAGGTTCTGACCTCCGCCACCGCCGCGGCGCTCGGCCCGGAAGGGATCGCCGAGACGCCGCAGAGCATGGGCGGCGAGGACTTCTCCTGGTATCTGGAGTACGTCCCCGGCGCCCTCGCCCGGCTCGGCGTGGGCCGCTCCGGCCCCAACGTCGACCTGCACCGCGCAAGCTTCGACGTGGACGAGCGGGCCATCCCCGTTGGCGTACGCGTCATGGTGCAGACCGCGCTGCGGGCACTGGCGGCGGTGCGCTGA
- a CDS encoding DUF4349 domain-containing protein produces the protein MTTMGAGMDGQAVRRRGTLLAATALAAVLILTGCGAGDSGSADKAGTAADGPAAADGGGADKDGLLGAPEAAGAGAPQEDKASAPQEAGAAAPDLRVDQRAIIYTGSMRVQVDDVDATAREVTALVTRAGGFVGGDQRRSAQADAMAELQLRVPAAKFTGVVDEIAKLGRQQSREISTEDATEAIVDLDARIISQRARVESARRLLGRATSITDLVSLENELGRREADLASLEAKKRRLADLTALSTITVTLAGPAAKITPEKKETGFLAGLTGGWKAFVTSLTVLLTVLGALLPWLVAFGVPVAVLLLLLRRRRVAPAVAAPVNAPVSAPPPVPAARSAP, from the coding sequence ATGACGACGATGGGAGCGGGGATGGACGGACAGGCGGTACGACGTCGCGGCACACTGCTGGCGGCGACGGCACTGGCGGCGGTGCTGATTCTCACGGGGTGCGGGGCCGGTGACAGCGGGTCCGCGGACAAGGCGGGCACGGCTGCGGACGGCCCTGCGGCGGCTGACGGCGGCGGTGCGGACAAGGACGGCCTGCTCGGCGCACCCGAGGCGGCCGGGGCCGGGGCACCGCAGGAGGACAAGGCCAGTGCACCGCAGGAGGCTGGTGCCGCCGCACCGGATCTGCGGGTCGACCAGCGGGCGATCATCTACACCGGATCGATGCGGGTGCAGGTGGACGATGTGGACGCCACCGCCCGCGAGGTCACCGCCCTGGTCACCCGGGCCGGCGGCTTCGTCGGCGGTGATCAGCGGCGCAGTGCCCAGGCCGACGCGATGGCGGAGTTGCAGCTGCGGGTGCCGGCCGCGAAGTTCACCGGCGTGGTGGACGAGATCGCGAAGCTCGGCCGTCAGCAGAGCCGGGAGATCAGCACCGAGGACGCCACCGAGGCGATCGTCGACCTGGACGCGCGCATCATCAGTCAGCGGGCCAGGGTGGAGAGTGCCCGCCGGTTACTGGGCCGCGCCACCTCGATCACCGACCTGGTGTCGTTGGAGAACGAGTTGGGTCGCCGCGAGGCCGATCTGGCATCGCTGGAAGCCAAGAAACGCCGACTGGCCGACCTGACCGCCCTCTCCACGATCACCGTGACGCTCGCGGGACCGGCGGCGAAGATCACCCCCGAGAAGAAGGAGACCGGCTTCCTGGCCGGGCTGACCGGCGGTTGGAAAGCGTTCGTCACCTCGTTGACCGTCCTGCTCACCGTGCTGGGGGCGCTGCTGCCGTGGCTGGTGGCGTTCGGCGTACCGGTGGCGGTGTTGTTGCTGCTGCTGCGCCGACGACGCGTGGCCCCGGCCGTGGCCGCACCGGTCAACGCACCGGTCAGCGCACCGCCGCCAGTGCCCGCAGCGCGGTCTGCACCATGA
- a CDS encoding MBL fold metallo-hydrolase — protein MRLTKYAHSCLRVEHDGGVLVVDPGMFSDPTVALDGVDAVLITHEHPDHLDVAAVRLQLDRQPFPIHGPASLAGALGDAAEALRPVTVGESFTAAGVAVRAYGGQHAVIHPDIPTVDNLGYLINDVVYHPGDALVVPEETPVDTLFAPIHAPWSKFSEVVDFIRAVAPRRAYALHDALLNDNGLRVLDRQYAAMSGTDYQRLEPGSRVDV, from the coding sequence ATGCGGCTCACCAAGTACGCCCACTCCTGTCTCCGGGTGGAACACGACGGGGGAGTGCTCGTCGTCGACCCAGGAATGTTCAGCGACCCCACCGTGGCGTTGGACGGTGTGGACGCAGTGCTGATCACCCACGAACACCCCGACCACCTGGACGTGGCGGCGGTGCGCCTGCAGCTCGACCGGCAACCGTTCCCGATCCACGGACCCGCCTCGCTCGCCGGGGCGCTGGGCGACGCGGCCGAGGCGTTGCGCCCGGTCACCGTCGGCGAGTCGTTCACCGCCGCCGGGGTCGCCGTCCGCGCGTACGGGGGGCAGCACGCGGTGATCCATCCGGACATCCCGACGGTGGACAACCTCGGGTACCTGATCAATGACGTGGTCTACCACCCCGGTGACGCCCTGGTGGTGCCCGAGGAGACACCCGTCGACACGCTCTTCGCGCCGATCCACGCCCCCTGGTCGAAGTTCTCCGAGGTGGTCGACTTCATCCGCGCGGTCGCACCGCGGCGTGCGTACGCCCTGCACGACGCCCTGCTCAACGACAACGGGTTGCGCGTGCTCGACCGGCAGTACGCCGCGATGTCCGGCACCGACTATCAGCGGCTGGAGCCCGGTAGCCGGGTGGACGTCTGA